Proteins found in one Actinokineospora alba genomic segment:
- a CDS encoding MarR family winged helix-turn-helix transcriptional regulator: MTENAREQAAQALESELSKLFGRARSVSLTLAAKVHPGLDGASYALLLHLNDIGAVRAADVVERTGLDKSTVSRQIARLTELGLIERVPDPSDGRARLVQLTETGSERLAKVRNDRWQKLRAMFGKWSTDDLSEFSRLLGKLNADL; this comes from the coding sequence GTGACCGAGAACGCGCGCGAACAGGCGGCACAGGCGCTCGAATCCGAACTGTCGAAGCTGTTCGGCCGCGCCCGCAGCGTCTCGCTGACCCTCGCGGCCAAGGTGCACCCGGGCCTGGACGGCGCGTCCTACGCGCTTCTCTTGCACCTCAACGACATCGGCGCGGTTCGGGCGGCGGACGTGGTCGAGCGCACGGGACTCGACAAGTCCACTGTCAGCAGGCAGATCGCCCGACTGACCGAGTTGGGTCTGATCGAGCGGGTGCCCGATCCGTCCGACGGCCGTGCCCGGCTCGTGCAGCTGACCGAGACCGGCTCGGAGCGGCTGGCGAAGGTGCGCAACGACCGCTGGCAGAAGCTGCGCGCCATGTTCGGCAAGTGGTCCACCGACGATCTGAGCGAGTTCTCGCGCCTCCTTGGCAAGCTGAACGCCGACCTGTGA
- a CDS encoding FAD-binding oxidoreductase — MTANALVSPIPSSQPRTDSPTAVSTMVRLVRESFAVVEPHAEEVAQFFYGMLFTIEPSAREMFPANMQVQRSRLLRALVHVVQMVDRPDDLVPFLQQLGRDHRKFGVVSTHYEAVGMALISSVKKFAGPAWTDEVERAWAEAYTIMARSMLDAAAADEGPAYWPAEVISHERIGWEIAIVRVRPHYPVPYLPGQYVSVEVPQRPRLWRYLTPANAPRPDGTIDFHIRGVDGGWVSRSIVAHANVGDTWKMGPPMGRISVSRETSRDVLMVAGGTGVSPMRAIIDHLSQWGQNPHVHLFIGGRIEEDLYDVPALQSIAAVNPWLTVVPVVEEAGIPGTEQGTLADVVTRYGAWGDRDVLVSGSPGMIRATVSRMLVAGTPLDRITYDPFTVD, encoded by the coding sequence ATGACAGCCAACGCCCTGGTGAGCCCCATCCCGAGCTCACAACCTCGGACCGACTCGCCCACCGCTGTGTCGACGATGGTGCGTCTGGTCCGGGAGAGCTTCGCGGTGGTGGAGCCGCACGCCGAAGAGGTCGCACAGTTCTTCTACGGGATGCTCTTCACCATCGAGCCGTCGGCGCGGGAGATGTTCCCCGCCAACATGCAGGTCCAGCGGTCCCGCCTGCTGCGTGCCCTGGTGCACGTCGTGCAGATGGTCGACCGGCCCGACGACCTGGTGCCGTTCCTGCAGCAACTCGGGCGGGACCACCGCAAGTTCGGCGTCGTCAGCACCCACTACGAGGCCGTCGGGATGGCGTTGATCTCGTCGGTCAAGAAGTTCGCCGGCCCCGCGTGGACCGACGAGGTCGAACGCGCCTGGGCCGAGGCGTACACGATCATGGCCCGCTCGATGCTCGACGCGGCCGCGGCCGACGAGGGGCCGGCGTACTGGCCCGCCGAGGTCATCTCGCACGAGCGGATCGGCTGGGAGATCGCGATCGTGCGGGTCCGGCCGCACTACCCGGTGCCGTACCTGCCGGGGCAGTACGTGAGCGTCGAAGTTCCGCAACGCCCCCGGTTATGGCGCTACCTCACCCCGGCCAACGCGCCAAGACCCGACGGAACCATCGACTTCCACATCCGCGGCGTCGACGGCGGCTGGGTCAGCCGATCGATCGTGGCGCACGCGAATGTGGGCGACACCTGGAAGATGGGTCCGCCGATGGGGCGGATCAGCGTCTCCCGCGAGACCTCGCGCGATGTGCTGATGGTCGCGGGCGGGACGGGGGTCTCGCCGATGCGGGCGATCATTGACCACCTGTCGCAGTGGGGGCAGAACCCGCATGTCCACCTGTTCATCGGTGGGCGGATCGAAGAGGACCTCTACGACGTTCCCGCGCTGCAGAGCATCGCCGCGGTGAATCCTTGGCTGACCGTGGTGCCGGTGGTGGAGGAAGCCGGGATTCCTGGGACAGAGCAAGGGACATTGGCTGATGTGGTGACCCGTTATGGGGCTTGGGGCGATAGGGACGTACTTGTGTCTGGGTCTCCGGGGATGATCCGGGCGACTGTTTCCCGCATGCTTGTGGCTGGGACTCCGCTGGACCGCATTACTTACGATCCATTTACCGTGGACTAG
- a CDS encoding heat shock protein transcriptional repressor HspR, giving the protein MNPFPPGADEDTPVFVISVAAQLSGLHAQTLRSYDRQGLVSPGRTSGGGRRYSMRDIALLREVQRLSQEDGVNLAGIKRIIELENEVDALRDRISELTQELASAYAAAEQAAAAIHKSYRNDLVPVRQQTALVVWRPQPRR; this is encoded by the coding sequence ATGAACCCCTTCCCACCCGGGGCCGACGAGGACACCCCGGTCTTCGTGATCTCGGTGGCAGCACAGCTGTCCGGCCTGCACGCCCAAACCCTGCGCAGCTACGACCGCCAGGGCCTGGTCTCCCCCGGCCGAACCTCCGGCGGCGGCCGCCGCTACTCGATGCGCGACATCGCTTTGCTCCGCGAGGTCCAGCGACTGTCCCAAGAGGACGGTGTGAACCTCGCGGGCATCAAGCGCATCATCGAACTGGAAAACGAAGTCGACGCCCTGCGCGACCGCATCTCGGAACTGACCCAGGAACTGGCCTCGGCCTACGCCGCCGCGGAACAGGCAGCCGCCGCCATCCACAAGTCCTACCGAAACGACCTGGTCCCGGTGCGCCAGCAGACGGCCCTGGTAGTCTGGCGCCCCCAACCCCGTCGCTGA
- a CDS encoding TROVE domain-containing protein has translation MSKFNITSARPAVTSPITGEHTPSGVTHQGGAGYARNTKSELFLLAVTNMVGENTFYEPGGKRDERYAQLVGQAALTDPAWTARFLRWLRAEANLRTASLVGAAEFVHARLTTDQPSDQGPSNRSVIDSVLLRADEPGELLAYWTSVHGRNVPKPVKRGIADAVRRLYDERALLKWDSAARGFRMGDVIDLVHPNSDTPAQGELYKHALDKRHNRANPIPESLALLRARAKLTAVPISGRRGLLHADNATEVLREAGMTWESLAGWLQGPLDARAWEAIIPTMGYMALLRNLRNFDEAGVSDGVAEGVAARLADPVQVARSSQLPMRFLSAHRAAPSLRWGHALDKALTASLANVPTLDGRTLILVDTSSSMDSGFSKDGTLKRWDAAAVFGIALGGRCRNAEVVSFSSAHTYLNEPPGPKTKPFAMRKGESLLRSVDRWKSDGYFLGGGTDTPGAIAKHLRPRFHNRLVIITDEQAAGGDVNAVVPDTMPLYTWNLAGYQHGHAPSGSGNRHTFGGLTDAGFRMIPLLEAGRSENWPF, from the coding sequence GTGAGCAAGTTCAACATCACCTCCGCGCGACCGGCGGTCACTTCGCCGATCACCGGCGAGCACACGCCGTCGGGCGTCACCCACCAGGGCGGCGCGGGGTACGCGCGGAACACCAAGTCCGAGCTGTTCCTGCTGGCCGTCACGAACATGGTCGGCGAGAACACCTTCTACGAGCCTGGCGGCAAGCGCGACGAGCGTTACGCCCAGCTCGTCGGCCAAGCCGCGCTGACCGACCCGGCGTGGACGGCCCGGTTCCTGCGCTGGCTGCGGGCCGAGGCCAACCTGCGCACCGCATCCCTTGTGGGCGCGGCCGAATTCGTCCACGCCCGGCTCACCACTGATCAGCCCAGCGATCAGGGGCCCAGCAACCGTTCGGTCATCGACAGTGTGCTCTTGCGTGCCGACGAGCCAGGAGAGCTGCTGGCCTACTGGACTTCCGTGCACGGCCGCAACGTTCCGAAGCCGGTCAAGCGCGGCATCGCCGACGCGGTCCGCAGGCTCTACGACGAGCGCGCGCTGCTGAAGTGGGACAGCGCCGCCCGTGGCTTCCGCATGGGCGACGTCATCGATCTCGTCCACCCGAACAGCGACACGCCCGCTCAAGGCGAGCTGTACAAGCACGCCCTCGACAAGCGCCACAACCGCGCCAACCCCATTCCCGAAAGCCTTGCCCTGCTTCGGGCGCGCGCGAAGCTCACCGCAGTCCCCATTTCGGGACGCCGCGGCCTGCTGCACGCGGACAACGCCACAGAGGTCCTGCGCGAGGCAGGCATGACGTGGGAGTCGCTGGCCGGGTGGCTGCAGGGACCGCTCGACGCCCGCGCCTGGGAGGCAATCATCCCGACCATGGGCTACATGGCGCTGCTGCGGAACCTACGCAACTTCGATGAGGCCGGGGTGTCCGACGGTGTCGCCGAGGGGGTCGCCGCTCGACTCGCCGACCCCGTCCAGGTCGCCCGCTCGAGCCAACTGCCGATGCGGTTTCTGTCCGCGCACCGCGCCGCGCCCAGCCTGCGGTGGGGCCATGCCCTGGACAAGGCGCTCACCGCGTCCCTGGCAAACGTGCCCACGCTCGACGGGCGCACCCTGATCCTGGTGGACACCTCGAGTTCCATGGATTCCGGTTTCTCCAAGGACGGAACCCTCAAGCGGTGGGACGCGGCGGCGGTCTTCGGGATCGCCCTGGGCGGGCGTTGCCGCAACGCCGAGGTCGTGTCGTTCTCGTCCGCGCACACCTACCTGAACGAGCCGCCCGGACCGAAGACCAAGCCATTCGCGATGCGGAAAGGCGAGTCGCTGCTGCGGTCGGTCGACCGGTGGAAGAGCGATGGCTACTTCCTCGGCGGTGGCACGGACACCCCCGGCGCCATCGCCAAGCACCTGCGTCCACGCTTCCACAACCGGCTCGTCATCATCACCGACGAGCAGGCCGCGGGTGGGGACGTCAACGCCGTCGTTCCCGACACGATGCCGCTCTACACGTGGAACCTGGCCGGCTACCAGCATGGCCACGCGCCGAGCGGCAGCGGTAACCGGCACACCTTCGGCGGACTCACCGACGCCGGGTTCCGGATGATCCCACTCCTGGAAGCGGGGCGAAGCGAGAACTGGCCGTTCTGA